From the genome of Euzebyales bacterium:
TCGTCCTGGACGTCGAGCAGCACCAGGTCGTCCAGGTAGGACAGGGTCAGGTCGACCTGGGATGCCCCTGCGTGGCGGCCGACGTTGGTCAGCGCCTCCTGCGCGACGCGCAGCAGGGCGTCGTCGACAGCCGGGGACATCCGCGCCGCGTGCCATCGACGACGACCGAGATCCCGGGCGCGTCCCGCTGCGACTCGCTCCACCGTGCAGTGAGGTCCCGCAGCGCGTCGGGCAGCGGCGCGTGTTCGAGCGGCTCGGGCCGCAGCGCCTCCACGGTGCGCCGCGCCTCTCGCAGGCTGTCGCGTGCCGTGTCCTTGGCACGGGCGATGCGGTCCGCGGTCGCCGCTGCGCCGACGTGGCGCCGCGGCTGCGCACCAGCGCCACGCCGCGGACGCCGGCCGAGTGCTCCGCGAGCTCCTCGCCGAGCGCGGCGCGCGGGTCGATGATCGCCGTGACGGCCAGCCCCAGGCCAACGGAGGCGAGCACCGAGAACAGTGCTTCGCTGTCGGTGAGCAGCGAGCGGAGTTCACCTTCGGCCGCGGCAGGCGCGACGACGATCCCCATGACGCCGAGGACGGCCAACCACCTCGGCAGCGACGGGAAGAACTGTGGCAGCAGCGCGTAGAGCACGAGGAAGAACCCCTGGTCGCGCACGTTCAGCACGGCGTAGAACGCGAGTGCTCCGACCGCGTAGGCGACCGTCCGCCCAGTGCGGGCCTCCCAGTCGGGACGCGCCGCGAACATGACGACGTACCAGACGGCGAACGCTGCTGCGATCGCCAGCGTGCCCATGGCGCCCGGCGGTCGTGAGACCACCGTGACGATCGTGGGCACCCCGAGGGTGACGCCGAAGAGCACGTGCGACAGCAGCATCCACCGGCGCTCGGGGGTGCTGCTGCGTGCCACGTCGCGGTCCATCATCTGACGATATGCGCCCGTCAGCTCCAACGGAACAGACGGGAGCTCAGCGCCGTGCCGGCGACGACCATGGCCACCAACACCGCAAGCGCCACGACGTGCCAGGTGCCGAAGATCCACGGCTCCTTCAGTGCCTCGACCACGTAGGTCAGGGGCAGGACGTCACCGATGCGCTGTGCCCACTCGGGTTGGGCCTCGCGGGGCCACACCGCGCCGGACAGGAAGATCATCGGCAGGTAGATCGCGAAGGAGATCGCGCTGGTCGAGCGGGCCGTCGGCAGCAGCGCGGCGAGCAGGAACCCGAAGGCGGCGAAGCCGAATACCCCCACCACGTACGCGACGACCACGGCCAGCGGCGCCTCCGGCGCCCGCAGGTCGAAGACCGTCGTGCCGAGCGTGACCAGCACGGCCAGCCCGACAGTGGCGACGAGTGTGTGCACGAGCAGCTGCGCGAACATGATCGTCGATCCGCTCGACGCCCGCGACACCGGCCAGCCACTGCGCCGTGAAGCCCGCCGGTGCCGTGAACCGCACCTGCTGTGCCTGCCCGGCACGACGTGTCAGTCGGGCGGGTGTGTCGAGCGCCACGACCCGTCCCGTGTCGATGACAGCGATGCGGCCGCACAGGGTCTCGGCCTCGTCCATGAAGTGGGTCACCAGCACGACGGTCACACCCTGAGCGCGGATCGCGCGGATGTGGTCCCACGTCAGGCGTCGCGCCTGGGGATCCAGGCCGGTGGTCAACTCGTCGAGGAACACCAGCTCCGGGGTGCCGATCAGCGCCAGCGCGATGAACAGGCGTTGGCGCTGACCCCCGGACAGCGAGTCGAAGCGGCGTCGCGCTTGCCGGTCAGGTCCCCGTCGGCCAGCAGCTGCTGCGGGTCGGCCGGGTCGTCGTAGTAGGTG
Proteins encoded in this window:
- a CDS encoding ABC transporter permease, which gives rise to MPGRHSRCGSRHRRASRRSGWPVSRASSGSTIMFAQLLVHTLVATVGLAVLVTLGTTVFDLRAPEAPLAVVVAYVVGVFGFAAFGFLLAALLPTARSTSAISFAIYLPMIFLSGAVWPREAQPEWAQRIGDVLPLTYVVEALKEPWIFGTWHVVALAVLVAMVVAGTALSSRLFRWS